A single Pedobacter sp. PACM 27299 DNA region contains:
- a CDS encoding bifunctional 3,4-dihydroxy-2-butanone-4-phosphate synthase/GTP cyclohydrolase II gives MEIKLNAIEEAIAEIQAGKVVIVVDDEDRENEGDFLTAAANATPEVINFMATHGRGLICAALTEERCDELGLELMVGKNTAAYETNFTVSVDLIGYGCTTGISASDRSKTIQALINPNTNPDELGKPGHIFPLRSKDGGVLRRSGHTEASVDLARLAGMEPAGVLVEIMKEDGEMARLPDLVKIAAQHNLKIISIKDLIAYRLSKESLIQEEVTVNLPTQWGDFKMTAYTQLDTGATHLAISKGEWTADEPVMVRVHSSCVTGDIFGSCRCDCGPQLHKAMEMIDKEGKGLIVYMNQEGRGIGLVNKLRSYNLQDAGFDTVEANIKLGFKGDERDYGVGAQILRAQGISKMRLMSNNPTKRAGLTGYGLEILENISIEIESNIHNEQYLRTKRDKMGHQIMKG, from the coding sequence ATGGAAATCAAACTTAATGCAATAGAAGAAGCTATTGCTGAAATACAAGCTGGTAAAGTGGTTATTGTTGTTGATGATGAAGACAGAGAAAATGAGGGAGACTTCCTGACTGCTGCTGCAAATGCAACTCCCGAAGTAATTAACTTTATGGCGACCCATGGAAGAGGATTAATATGTGCTGCTTTAACAGAAGAGAGATGTGACGAACTTGGTTTGGAACTGATGGTAGGCAAAAATACGGCTGCTTATGAGACAAATTTCACAGTGTCTGTTGATTTAATTGGCTATGGCTGTACCACTGGGATTTCTGCATCAGATAGATCAAAGACGATTCAGGCATTGATCAACCCAAATACAAATCCTGATGAATTAGGTAAACCCGGGCATATTTTTCCTCTGAGATCCAAAGATGGCGGAGTATTGAGAAGGTCAGGTCATACTGAAGCATCAGTTGATTTGGCTAGATTGGCCGGCATGGAGCCAGCTGGAGTTTTAGTAGAAATTATGAAGGAGGATGGCGAGATGGCTAGACTCCCTGATCTTGTAAAGATTGCTGCTCAGCATAACCTCAAAATCATCTCAATAAAAGATCTTATTGCTTATAGATTGAGTAAAGAAAGTTTAATTCAAGAAGAGGTAACAGTTAATCTTCCTACTCAATGGGGAGACTTCAAGATGACAGCTTATACACAATTAGATACTGGTGCCACTCATTTAGCAATAAGTAAAGGGGAGTGGACAGCGGATGAACCTGTTATGGTGAGAGTCCATAGCTCATGCGTTACCGGAGATATCTTTGGCTCTTGCCGCTGTGATTGCGGCCCTCAGCTGCATAAAGCAATGGAAATGATTGATAAGGAAGGTAAAGGACTAATCGTATATATGAACCAGGAAGGAAGAGGTATTGGTCTGGTTAATAAATTAAGATCATACAATCTTCAGGATGCAGGATTTGACACTGTAGAAGCTAATATAAAATTAGGTTTTAAAGGGGATGAGAGAGATTATGGAGTTGGGGCACAGATACTAAGAGCTCAAGGTATTTCAAAGATGAGATTGATGTCGAATAATCCTACAAAACGTGCCGGGCTGACTGGATATGGATTAGAAATTTTAGAGAATATTTCGATAGAAATTGAAAGTAATATACATAATGAGCAATATCTGAGAACCAAACGTGATAAAATGGGACATCAGATTATGAAAGGATAA
- a CDS encoding START-like domain-containing protein, which yields MSEKKKFTLEYELRSSPRILFSFISEPNGLSQWFADDVIFRDQVYTFTWDDEVQKAKLLSIKENKLVKFKWLDDEPHCYFEMEIVQDELTNDVALSITDFATEDTLAERTLIWDNQITYLHSVLGA from the coding sequence ATGTCAGAAAAGAAAAAGTTTACGTTAGAATATGAATTGAGATCATCCCCACGAATTTTGTTTAGCTTTATTAGCGAGCCAAATGGCTTGTCTCAGTGGTTTGCCGACGATGTAATTTTCCGTGACCAAGTTTATACATTTACATGGGATGATGAAGTACAAAAAGCGAAGCTTTTAAGTATTAAAGAGAATAAATTGGTGAAATTTAAATGGCTTGATGATGAACCGCATTGTTATTTTGAAATGGAAATCGTTCAAGACGAATTAACGAACGATGTTGCACTTTCTATTACAGACTTTGCTACTGAAGATACACTTGCAGAACGCACCTTAATATGGGATAACCAGATAACCTATTTACATAGTGTGCTTGGAGCATAA
- a CDS encoding ISAon1 family transposase N-terminal region protein has product MPSASTTLLRLFLPEFIIENFEFTNAIEDPDTFHIQLEELNQLPTEWGSLKVQSKGFFPQIVVQDFPIRGHKVFYHIKRRRWINLESGKVIYRDWTLVEKGTRMTGDFAAFLKEINRYSPE; this is encoded by the coding sequence ATGCCTTCTGCGAGCACCACTTTACTTCGTCTGTTTTTACCGGAATTTATCATAGAGAATTTTGAATTTACCAATGCCATTGAAGACCCTGACACTTTTCATATTCAGTTGGAAGAACTCAATCAACTGCCTACAGAATGGGGCTCGCTCAAGGTGCAGTCAAAAGGTTTTTTCCCGCAGATCGTGGTTCAGGATTTCCCCATTCGTGGACATAAGGTCTTCTATCATATCAAACGCCGGCGCTGGATCAATTTGGAAAGCGGCAAAGTGATCTACCGGGATTGGACTTTAGTTGAGAAAGGAACGCGAATGACAGGAGATTTCGCGGCTTTTTTAAAAGAAATCAATCGATACAGCCCCGAGTAG
- a CDS encoding ISAon1 family transposase — MSSFYGVKVKNLLRQYRDYLSDFKSWDQKAHAKQWLLYPENLGEQLSIDETSLSHGELYTIITNKAAKGKKGAIVAIVAGTKAETVISVLQQIPERLRKKVTEITLDMAGNMELICKRCFPGAIRVTDRFHVQKLATEALQEMRIKHRWEAMDIENEAIEQSKKTGHPFHPEVLHNGDTVKQLLARGRYVLYKKPADWTQSQKDRAELLFERFPDLKTAYGLSMGLSQLFENTKNKVFALAKLAKWHERVRQTGFKAFNTIARSIQNHYQTILNYFDRRSTNASAESFNAKIKAFRAQFRGVKNIEFFLFRLTQLYA, encoded by the coding sequence ATCAGTTCATTTTATGGTGTAAAGGTCAAAAACCTGCTTCGTCAGTACCGTGATTACCTCAGCGACTTTAAAAGCTGGGATCAAAAAGCACATGCAAAACAATGGCTATTATACCCGGAGAATCTTGGTGAACAGCTCTCCATTGATGAAACCAGTCTGTCCCATGGTGAACTTTATACTATTATCACCAATAAAGCTGCTAAAGGTAAAAAAGGGGCTATCGTGGCTATTGTAGCGGGAACTAAAGCCGAAACGGTGATTTCTGTATTGCAACAAATTCCTGAACGGCTGAGAAAAAAGGTGACCGAGATTACCCTGGATATGGCAGGTAATATGGAACTAATCTGCAAACGTTGTTTTCCAGGAGCTATCAGAGTCACTGACCGTTTCCATGTGCAGAAACTGGCTACCGAAGCGCTACAGGAAATGCGGATTAAACATAGATGGGAAGCGATGGATATCGAAAATGAAGCCATTGAGCAATCAAAGAAAACAGGCCACCCTTTTCATCCGGAAGTACTCCATAACGGGGATACGGTCAAGCAATTACTCGCCAGGGGAAGATACGTATTGTATAAAAAGCCTGCCGATTGGACCCAAAGCCAAAAGGATCGTGCTGAGCTTCTATTTGAAAGATTTCCTGATCTTAAAACAGCATATGGGCTGAGTATGGGGCTTAGTCAGCTATTTGAAAACACAAAGAATAAGGTCTTTGCACTGGCCAAGCTGGCTAAATGGCACGAAAGAGTCAGGCAAACTGGCTTCAAGGCTTTCAACACCATTGCAAGATCGATACAGAATCATTATCAGACCATATTAAACTACTTTGATCGCAGATCTACAAACGCTTCTGCCGAATCTTTCAACGCCAAAATCAAAGCTTTTAGAGCTCAGTTTAGAGGCGTCAAAAATATTGAATTCTTCCTTTTCAGACTTACACAATTGTATGCTTAA
- a CDS encoding LptF/LptG family permease, with the protein MKKIHLLLLKAFIRPFFVTFFIVMFILLMFFLFKYVDDLIGKGFEWYVILELMYYASAANVSMALPLSILLSSIMTFGTLGENYELVAIKSAGVSLQKAMMPLLVLIVFIAIGSFLFSDVMLPKANLKFGSLLWDIRNKKLSFLIKEGVFNNSIPGYSIRVDKKGEDGVTLEGVMIYDHTSNSGIAKIIIAKEGKMASDDKNLLLKLKNGVRYEESSGENTSYNPRQQFTRMRFKETDQKFDISSFKMNRTDEQGFRNNTQMLNLKGLVKKRDSLTKELDSVNKFAGMTVASYFKQNNYVKGYTKVNTAEKKITGPVLRGLPVGDRLRSIQSAVDQAKTIKETVSARLADHSDKVRNIIKVEIEYQKKFTLAVSCLLLFFIGAPLGAIIRKGGLGLPVVMAIVFFLIYHIIATVAEKSAITGTLAPFFGPWLAIIILSPVGAFLTYKATVDSALFDINAIKQSITGLFKKKKQRSKSKV; encoded by the coding sequence TTGAAAAAGATTCATTTACTTCTGCTCAAAGCATTTATTAGGCCTTTTTTCGTCACATTTTTTATTGTGATGTTTATATTATTGATGTTCTTTTTATTTAAGTACGTCGATGATTTAATTGGAAAGGGCTTTGAATGGTATGTAATTCTAGAGCTGATGTACTATGCATCAGCTGCTAATGTTTCAATGGCACTTCCACTTTCGATCCTATTGTCGTCTATAATGACTTTTGGAACACTAGGTGAGAACTATGAGCTGGTTGCTATAAAGTCTGCAGGAGTATCACTTCAAAAGGCAATGATGCCTTTATTGGTATTAATTGTATTTATAGCCATTGGTTCTTTCTTATTTTCTGACGTGATGTTGCCAAAGGCCAATTTAAAGTTTGGCTCTCTATTGTGGGATATACGAAACAAGAAATTATCTTTTCTAATTAAGGAGGGGGTATTCAATAATAGTATTCCAGGATATTCCATAAGAGTAGATAAAAAGGGTGAGGATGGTGTTACTCTAGAAGGCGTAATGATCTATGACCATACGAGTAATAGTGGAATAGCAAAAATCATCATCGCGAAAGAAGGGAAAATGGCTAGTGATGATAAGAATCTTCTTTTAAAGTTAAAGAATGGTGTGAGGTATGAAGAGTCAAGTGGTGAAAATACTTCTTATAACCCAAGGCAACAATTCACCCGAATGCGATTCAAAGAAACAGATCAAAAATTTGATATATCTAGTTTTAAAATGAATCGTACAGATGAGCAAGGTTTTAGAAATAATACCCAAATGCTCAATCTAAAAGGATTAGTCAAAAAACGGGATTCTTTAACAAAAGAATTAGATAGCGTCAATAAATTTGCTGGTATGACTGTCGCTAGTTACTTTAAACAGAATAACTATGTGAAAGGGTACACTAAGGTCAACACGGCTGAAAAGAAGATTACAGGCCCTGTTTTGAGGGGTTTACCGGTTGGAGATCGATTAAGGTCTATTCAGTCTGCAGTAGATCAAGCTAAGACTATTAAGGAAACTGTATCAGCTAGATTAGCTGATCATTCGGATAAGGTCCGTAATATTATAAAAGTGGAGATTGAGTATCAAAAGAAATTCACTTTGGCGGTGTCATGTCTGCTCTTGTTTTTCATTGGTGCGCCATTGGGTGCAATTATTAGAAAGGGAGGGCTAGGCTTGCCAGTGGTGATGGCAATCGTATTCTTTTTAATTTATCATATCATCGCTACAGTAGCTGAGAAATCTGCGATAACAGGCACATTAGCTCCTTTCTTCGGACCTTGGCTCGCTATTATTATATTATCTCCTGTAGGGGCATTTCTGACCTATAAAGCGACTGTTGATTCTGCCTTATTTGATATTAATGCGATTAAACAATCGATAACAGGTCTTTTTAAAAAGAAAAAACAGCGATCAAAATCTAAGGTATAA
- a CDS encoding CoA-binding protein, producing the protein MKNTLIIGASPNPMRYAFKAAHMLKAKGHPFVNVGVKKGEVAGVTIEQPGTVHEDIDTITLYIGEDIQHNYYDYILQTKPKRVIFNPGTENEELESLLKKNNIESVEACTLVLLSTGQY; encoded by the coding sequence ATGAAAAATACATTAATTATTGGGGCTTCCCCAAATCCCATGCGTTATGCTTTTAAAGCTGCTCATATGTTGAAAGCAAAAGGGCATCCCTTTGTTAATGTTGGCGTGAAAAAAGGAGAGGTTGCAGGAGTAACTATCGAGCAGCCAGGAACTGTACATGAAGATATTGATACGATTACTTTATATATAGGTGAAGATATACAACATAACTATTATGATTATATCCTCCAAACTAAACCTAAAAGAGTAATTTTTAATCCAGGTACAGAGAATGAAGAGCTTGAATCTCTTTTGAAAAAGAATAATATAGAGTCGGTAGAAGCTTGTACTTTAGTTTTACTATCTACAGGGCAGTATTAA